In a genomic window of Gloeocapsopsis dulcis:
- a CDS encoding NAD(P)H-dependent oxidoreductase produces the protein MIIIDKALKARAEAGNPIRVGMIGSGFMGRGIANQIINSVPGMELVAIANRNVEKAQRAYSEAGVENVQTVNSVNQLEQAIRHNNFAITDDALLLCQAQGIDALIEVTGAIEFGATVVMEAIAHQKHVILMNAELDGTIGSILKVYADKAGVILSACDGDQPGVEMNLYRFVQSIGLKPLVCGNIKGLQDPYRNPTTQAGFAQRWGQNPCMVTSFADGTKISFEQAIVANATGMKVAQRGMLGYDFTGHVDEMTAMYDIDQLQELGGIVDYVVGAKPGPGVFVFATHDDPKQRHYLNLYKLGEGPLYSFYTPYHLCHFEVPLSVARAVLFGDRVLSPIAGPVVEVVTTAKIDLKAGELLDGIGEYMTYGQCENAPVVQAQRLLPMGLAEGCRLKRDLPKDAVLTYDDVDLPVGRLCDQLRAEQDALFAAPHTYTNVRVPYLQQIEA, from the coding sequence ATGATTATTATTGATAAAGCACTAAAAGCAAGAGCAGAAGCGGGGAACCCAATCAGAGTAGGGATGATCGGCTCGGGATTCATGGGACGTGGGATCGCCAACCAAATCATCAACTCCGTGCCAGGCATGGAACTAGTAGCAATAGCCAACCGCAACGTAGAAAAAGCACAACGTGCCTACAGCGAAGCCGGAGTTGAAAACGTCCAAACTGTGAACAGCGTTAATCAACTCGAACAGGCGATTCGGCACAACAACTTTGCCATCACCGACGACGCCCTGCTACTGTGTCAAGCCCAAGGCATTGATGCCTTAATTGAAGTGACTGGTGCGATTGAATTTGGTGCAACAGTGGTGATGGAGGCGATCGCCCACCAGAAACACGTCATCTTGATGAATGCCGAACTCGACGGCACAATTGGTTCCATACTCAAAGTGTACGCTGACAAAGCGGGAGTCATCTTAAGTGCCTGTGATGGGGATCAACCAGGTGTGGAGATGAATCTGTATCGCTTCGTGCAAAGCATTGGCTTGAAACCACTAGTGTGTGGCAACATCAAAGGACTGCAAGACCCGTATCGCAACCCGACAACGCAAGCCGGATTTGCGCAGCGCTGGGGACAAAATCCTTGTATGGTGACAAGTTTTGCTGATGGCACGAAGATTTCGTTTGAACAAGCGATTGTTGCCAATGCAACAGGGATGAAGGTAGCACAGCGGGGAATGCTGGGCTATGATTTCACGGGTCATGTGGATGAGATGACTGCGATGTATGATATTGACCAACTTCAAGAACTCGGTGGCATTGTTGATTATGTGGTTGGGGCTAAACCAGGTCCTGGGGTGTTTGTCTTTGCCACTCATGATGACCCCAAACAACGCCATTATCTCAACTTGTATAAACTAGGCGAAGGTCCACTTTATAGTTTCTATACGCCTTATCATTTGTGTCATTTTGAGGTACCACTGTCTGTGGCGCGGGCGGTGTTGTTTGGCGATCGCGTTTTGTCTCCGATTGCTGGCCCTGTGGTTGAGGTGGTGACTACTGCCAAGATTGATTTGAAGGCGGGTGAACTCCTCGATGGCATTGGTGAGTATATGACTTATGGTCAGTGTGAGAATGCACCTGTTGTTCAGGCACAAAGATTGTTGCCCATGGGCTTGGCGGAAGGTTGTCGCTTGAAGCGCGATTTACCTAAGGATGCTGTTCTCACTTATGATGATGTTGACCTTCCTGTGGGGCGTCTTTGCGATCAACTGCGGGCTGAACAAGATGCCCTGTTTGCTGCACCTCACACTTACACAAACGTTAGGGTGCCATATCTACAACAGATAGAAGCATAA
- a CDS encoding O-antigen ligase family protein — protein sequence MTNAFMQPQNLEEKLIWYLLIGTYLLYFLGAQYIVVPAVAWFLSLYLLRKIWGQTPKEQLNNQNNIPATVWVWMVCMVCILFVIVIGHNDFNLGTTRTINSIINWARQHALFALFLLISCLNIRAQLIYRAVCIICLQGLIFTALGYLAFALQLTIPGSLYQGNVYVSPLKFAGGGSLLYEVSLYLTEHGQLRMSLFTPWAPALGLVANIYFFLAYHESNRIWKWIGMTGAVVMIVVSVSRSALICLPITLVLTWFFVHFSRPIVQITFGLVSFVTGIFATQLLNLLTTIQANFTSARPSSSRVRNTLGEIGMYRWWNEAPVWGHGIQDNPGPKLVEGMPIGSHHTWIGLLFTNGIMGFIALGIPFVWSFIDLLLKVHKSKTAQAGLSVIIVLFIFSFAENIEGLTYIYWPGLLTMGLAFKEAVYRKQNLVIA from the coding sequence TTGACTAATGCTTTTATGCAACCACAAAACTTAGAAGAAAAATTAATTTGGTATCTCTTAATTGGTACTTATCTACTTTATTTTTTAGGCGCTCAGTATATTGTAGTGCCTGCAGTTGCTTGGTTTCTATCTTTGTATTTGCTTAGAAAAATTTGGGGGCAAACACCCAAAGAACAGCTCAATAATCAAAATAATATTCCTGCTACAGTTTGGGTTTGGATGGTATGCATGGTATGTATACTATTTGTTATTGTTATTGGACATAATGACTTTAATTTAGGAACAACAAGAACAATCAATTCTATTATAAACTGGGCCAGACAACATGCTCTTTTTGCATTGTTCCTCCTAATTAGTTGTTTGAATATTAGAGCACAATTAATCTATAGAGCTGTTTGCATTATCTGTTTACAAGGTTTAATTTTTACTGCACTTGGCTATCTTGCATTTGCTTTACAGCTAACAATACCAGGAAGTTTATATCAAGGGAATGTTTATGTTTCTCCTTTAAAATTTGCTGGTGGTGGATCTCTTTTATACGAAGTCAGTCTTTACTTAACAGAACATGGGCAACTTCGTATGTCCTTATTTACACCTTGGGCTCCTGCTTTGGGATTGGTTGCTAATATTTATTTCTTCCTTGCATACCATGAGTCAAATAGAATATGGAAATGGATAGGTATGACTGGTGCTGTAGTCATGATTGTGGTATCAGTCTCTCGCTCAGCTCTGATATGTTTACCTATCACCTTAGTTCTTACTTGGTTTTTTGTACATTTTTCTCGACCTATTGTACAAATTACATTTGGTTTAGTTAGCTTTGTCACGGGAATTTTTGCTACTCAGCTTCTTAATTTACTGACGACTATACAAGCTAACTTTACTAGTGCTCGACCATCATCTTCAAGAGTAAGAAATACTTTAGGGGAAATTGGTATGTATCGGTGGTGGAATGAAGCACCTGTATGGGGACATGGTATTCAAGATAATCCAGGACCCAAGTTAGTTGAAGGTATGCCTATCGGTTCTCACCATACCTGGATTGGTCTTCTCTTTACAAACGGAATTATGGGCTTTATTGCCTTAGGAATTCCCTTTGTGTGGAGTTTTATAGATTTATTGTTGAAGGTACACAAAAGCAAAACAGCACAAGCTGGTTTAAGTGTAATTATAGTCTTATTTATCTTTAGTTTTGCTGAGAATATAGAGGGATTAACTTATATTTATTGGCCTGGTTTGTTAACAATGGGTCTTGCTTTTAAAGAAGCAGTATATAGAAAGCAAAATCTAGTCATTGCATGA
- a CDS encoding GumC family protein, giving the protein MTKSITFFNNSSKSEANIKRWPIYFTLGIIANAAIWSTALLFLQKQPVYTSTLSATLPSTGSAAKVTLPNIGQASYESSSPYASSTQDPRENYKFLAESDPVLKAAATKLNMSLEEFGRPRIKIVPNTTIMTFEFKGESSEEARDKALSLYNALEIRLNELRTHEVAQRNAGFQAALDSSQKKLEIAQKRLSEYKASSGLSSNEQLKDISFNIEELRKKRAETLAQKQQVSARLTQLSTNLNLSAQKATSAFALQSDQLFQQTLKEYSDTSNNIVVLSTKFTPDHPAVISERAKLDAAQRALLARGETLLGQPVNLTTLQQINLSSTNAGSAREALFQEVVGIQADQRGFSSQAQELDKQITQLEARLSMMAQHESVLDALRRDVQIAEAVFSSTLTRLDIDKADTFGSYSLIQMLAEPSLSETPSAPKKQFVLLGAALGSVFSTNGLALLWLRKRKVEKPQ; this is encoded by the coding sequence ATGACTAAGTCTATAACTTTTTTCAACAACTCCTCCAAATCAGAAGCAAATATTAAGCGTTGGCCAATATACTTTACTTTAGGTATTATTGCTAACGCAGCAATTTGGAGTACAGCGTTACTCTTTTTACAAAAACAGCCTGTGTATACTAGTACATTATCTGCCACTCTACCAAGCACAGGCTCAGCTGCCAAAGTTACTTTACCTAATATCGGACAAGCCTCATACGAAAGCTCTTCTCCATACGCTTCTTCTACTCAAGATCCGAGAGAAAATTATAAGTTTCTTGCTGAAAGTGACCCTGTACTGAAAGCAGCAGCAACTAAATTGAATATGTCTCTCGAAGAGTTTGGCAGACCTCGAATTAAAATAGTTCCTAATACGACAATCATGACTTTTGAGTTTAAGGGTGAGAGTTCTGAAGAAGCTCGAGATAAAGCTTTATCTCTTTACAATGCTCTTGAAATAAGACTCAATGAACTTAGAACTCACGAAGTGGCTCAACGCAATGCTGGTTTTCAAGCTGCGCTTGATTCTTCACAAAAAAAGTTAGAGATTGCGCAAAAACGACTTTCTGAGTACAAAGCTAGTTCCGGCTTAAGCTCCAACGAGCAGCTTAAGGATATTTCATTTAATATTGAAGAACTGCGCAAAAAAAGAGCAGAAACACTGGCTCAAAAACAACAAGTAAGTGCCCGCTTAACACAGCTATCCACAAATTTAAATTTATCTGCTCAAAAGGCTACAAGTGCTTTTGCCCTTCAGTCAGATCAATTATTTCAACAAACTCTAAAAGAATATTCCGATACTAGCAACAACATAGTTGTTTTAAGCACAAAATTTACACCTGATCATCCTGCTGTCATTTCAGAAAGAGCAAAATTAGATGCTGCTCAGAGAGCTTTACTCGCTCGCGGTGAGACACTTCTAGGGCAACCAGTTAACTTGACAACTCTTCAGCAAATCAATCTTAGCAGTACGAATGCTGGGTCAGCAAGAGAGGCGCTATTTCAAGAAGTTGTTGGTATTCAAGCAGATCAAAGAGGATTTAGCTCTCAAGCTCAGGAACTAGACAAACAGATTACTCAACTTGAAGCACGACTTAGCATGATGGCACAGCACGAGTCTGTTTTAGATGCTCTCAGACGAGACGTGCAAATTGCTGAAGCGGTCTTTTCTTCTACTCTAACTAGATTGGACATTGATAAGGCAGATACTTTTGGCTCTTATTCACTGATCCAAATGCTTGCAGAACCCAGCTTATCGGAGACTCCAAGCGCACCGAAAAAGCAATTTGTTTTATTAGGTGCTGCATTAGGCTCAGTCTTTTCAACTAATGGATTAGCATTACTTTGGTTGCGTAAACGCAAAGTTGAAAAGCCTCAATAA
- the rfbC gene encoding dTDP-4-dehydrorhamnose 3,5-epimerase: protein MKFIQTPLKGAYIIDIEEKPDHRGFFARTYCAQEFAAHGLKATVAQCNLSFNHHRGTLRGMHYQVAPACETKLVRCIQGAIYDVIVDMRPESPTYLQHIGVELSAQNRRALYVPEMFAHGYQALTDGAEVVYQVGEFYTPGYERGLRYNDPILGIDWPLPVSDISVKDAAWALLEQTVVGV, encoded by the coding sequence ATGAAATTTATTCAAACACCTCTCAAAGGTGCATACATCATCGATATAGAAGAAAAACCAGATCATCGCGGTTTTTTTGCCCGTACCTACTGCGCACAAGAATTTGCGGCACATGGGTTAAAAGCAACAGTTGCGCAATGCAACTTATCGTTCAATCATCACAGAGGAACACTGCGCGGCATGCACTATCAAGTCGCCCCCGCGTGTGAAACAAAACTCGTGCGCTGTATCCAAGGAGCAATTTACGACGTGATTGTCGATATGCGCCCAGAATCACCGACCTACTTACAACATATTGGTGTGGAGTTGTCAGCTCAAAATCGCCGTGCATTGTATGTGCCAGAGATGTTTGCCCACGGCTATCAAGCACTGACGGATGGTGCAGAAGTCGTCTATCAAGTGGGTGAGTTTTACACTCCAGGGTATGAACGGGGCTTGCGTTATAACGACCCTATTTTAGGTATTGATTGGCCTTTACCAGTGAGTGACATTTCTGTCAAAGATGCTGCTTGGGCTTTGTTGGAACAGACTGTCGTTGGAGTATAG